GGCGACGAAGGCGGTCGCCATCCAGGGTTCGGGGGCGTCCGGGTCGGCGCCGGTGACGGGTACGGCCCAGGGGCTGGAGACCCGGCGGGCGGCCTCGACCTCGCGGCGGAAGCGGGCCCGGAAGTCGGGCTGGTCGGCCTGGTCGGCGTGGGTGACCTTGACGGCGGCGAGCTCGCCGTTCGCCGTACGGCCCAGGTAGACGACGCCCATGCCGCCCGCGCCGAGACGGCCCAGGAGGCGGTAGGCGGCGATCACCGACGGGTCGGAGGGCAGGAGCGGCTGGAGGGCGCCGGGCTCGGGCCGGGGTGTGGGCTGCGGCTCGGGCCAGGGCTGGGGTTGCGGCTCGGGCCGGGGCTGGGGCTCGGGCTGGGGCTCGGGCTGGGGGGTCGTGGGGCTCATGACTGGACCTCCAGCTCGTCCTGGGCGCGTTCGAGCATCGTGACGAGGGCCTGGACCTGGGCGGGAATGGTGCCGACCGTCGTGGCGGTGTCCTGCTCGCTGTAGCCGGGCGCGCCCTTGACGACGGTGGCGACGGTGACCTGGCCGATCCGCGACTGGTACCAGCCGTAGAACTGGTCCCCCTTCACCGCGTCGTTGAGGTAGATCCCCCGCTCTCCGAGGGAGTCGTCGGCGGTGAAGTTGCCGCCGACGCCGAAGGGGTTGCCGAGGGAGATGAGGCCCGAGATGCGTTCGCCGTCGCGCAGCTTCTGGTCGGGGCAGCGGAGCGCCTCCTCCAGGGTCCCGGCCATCTCCCAGTCGGCGTCGGCCTCGGTGCGGTGCACGGTGACCGTGGCGGCGACCCGGAGGGTCCCGCGGGCGCCGTCGGCGGGCACCTCGCTGTAGGCGGTGACGCTGGAGAGGACGGTGGAGGGCCGGGTGCCCGTCTCCCAGGAGCAGTTGGCGCCGAGGACGGGCCAGTAGTCCGGGTCGCTGAGGTGCGGGGTGCGCTTCACGTATTCCGGGCCCCAGGCGTCGGGCCCGCCGACGACGGCGAGCGCGATCCGCCGGGCGTCGGCCTCGGTCTTCGGCGCGCGCTTCGGGTCGGGAACGAAGTCGAGCGCGGTGGGCGCCGGGGCGGCCGTGGTCGGAGCGGCGCTGGTCGGGGCGGCGCTGGTCGGGGCCGCCGACGTACGCGTACCCCCCTTGCCGTCGGGTCTCTTCCCGTCGTCACCGCCACCGGTGCAGCCGGTGGCGATCAGCCCGCCCAGCAGTAAGCCACAGCAGGCACGCAGCAGTCTTTGGTCCCCGTACGCCACAAGTCCCCCACGGTCCCTCACGGTTTCCCCACGAACGTGAGCAGATCGTACGGCCTGGAAGGTCAACTCACCGCGATTACCACGTCATTGAGACGCACTGGCGACACTCTCGCGACGCGCCTCGTCGTACCGCGCCCGGGCCTGCTCGACCTCCGCGACCCGCCGGTCGGTCCAGCGGGCGAGCTCCGCGACCTGGCGGGCGGCCTCCTCGCCCATGACGGTGAGGCTGTAGTCGACGCGGGGCGGGATGACGGGCTTGGCGTCGCGGTGGACGAAGCCGTCGCGCTCCAGGGTCTGGAGCGTCTGCGTCAGCATCTTCTCGCTGACGCCGCCGACCCGGCGGCGCAGCTCGCTGAAGCGGTACGAGCGCTCGCGCAGCGCGATGAGGATCAGGACTCCCCAGCGGCTGGTGACGTGCTCCATGACCAGCCGGGCCGGACACATGGCGCCGACGACGTCCGTCAGCAGGCTCTTCGGTTCCCCACTCACGTTCCCACTTACTTCCATACCAGTACCTTACTTCAAAGTGGGTACTTACGAAAGGAAAGTGCCCGACGTACGGTGAGGACATCGCCCACCGCACCCCACGGGAAAAGGAAGCATCATGAGCATCGTCGTCACCGGAGCCACCGGCCAGCTCGGCCGTCTCGTCATCGACGCCCTCCTCGCCACCGTCCCCGCCGCTTCCGTCGCCGCCGTCGTCCGGAACAAGGAGAAGGCGGCCGACCTCGCGGAGCGCGGTGTCGAGCTGCGGATCGCGGACTACAGCCGGCCGGAGACGCTGGCGGAGGCCTTCGAGGCGGGCGACCGGGTGCTCCTCATCTCGGGCAGCGAGGTCGGGCAGCGCGTCGCACAGCACGCCGCCGTGATCGCCGCGGCCAAGTCGGCGGGCGTCGCCCAGCTCGCGTACACCGGCGTCCTCGGCGGCCCGGAGGCCGACTTCGACCTGGCCGACGAGCACAAGGAGACCGAGCGGCTGATCCTCGCCTCCGGCCTGCCGTACACCTTCCTCCGCAACGGCTGGTACACCGAGAACTACACCGCGAACCTCGCCCCCGTCCTGGCCCACGGCGCCGTCGTCTCCAACGCCGGCGAGGGCCGGATCGCCTCCGCCACCCGCGCCGACTACGCCGCCGCCGCGGCCGCCGTCCTGACCGGCCCGGCCGAGGAGCACGTGAACCGGGCGTACGAGCTGAGCGGCGACACCGCCTGGTCGTTCGCCGAGTACGCGGCCGAGGTCGCCGCCCAGTCCGGCCGGGAGATCACGTACACCAACGTCCCCGCCGAGGCGCACCTCGCGATCCTCACCGGCGCCGGGGTCCCGGAGTTCTTCGCCGCGATCCTGGTCGACGTCAACCGGGCCGCGGAGCACGGCGCGCTCGCCGTACGGACCGGCGACCTGTCCCGGCTGATCGGCCGCCCCACCACCCCGATCGCCGTGACGATCAAGGAAGCGCTCGCCGCCTCCTGAACGAGGGGTCGGGCTGTCATGACCGTATGGCGATACGGGCATGACAACCCGCCCCGTGCGGCGCTACCTTCGACAGGACAGCGTGGCGCGCGGCAGGAGGTCCGGTGGAGACGAAGACGGAGAACGAAGGACGAGCAGGATTGCTCTACGGGATCGGCGCCTACGCCATGTGGGGACTGGTCCCGCTCTT
The sequence above is a segment of the Streptomyces sp. NBC_01255 genome. Coding sequences within it:
- a CDS encoding NmrA family NAD(P)-binding protein; translation: MSIVVTGATGQLGRLVIDALLATVPAASVAAVVRNKEKAADLAERGVELRIADYSRPETLAEAFEAGDRVLLISGSEVGQRVAQHAAVIAAAKSAGVAQLAYTGVLGGPEADFDLADEHKETERLILASGLPYTFLRNGWYTENYTANLAPVLAHGAVVSNAGEGRIASATRADYAAAAAAVLTGPAEEHVNRAYELSGDTAWSFAEYAAEVAAQSGREITYTNVPAEAHLAILTGAGVPEFFAAILVDVNRAAEHGALAVRTGDLSRLIGRPTTPIAVTIKEALAAS
- a CDS encoding winged helix-turn-helix transcriptional regulator codes for the protein MCPARLVMEHVTSRWGVLILIALRERSYRFSELRRRVGGVSEKMLTQTLQTLERDGFVHRDAKPVIPPRVDYSLTVMGEEAARQVAELARWTDRRVAEVEQARARYDEARRESVASASQ